Proteins from a genomic interval of Clostridium sp. M62/1:
- the cas2 gene encoding CRISPR-associated endonuclease Cas2 produces the protein MTYDVNTETPEGKARLRKVAKQCVNYGRRVQNSVFECILDSAQCVKLKCELEELVDKQTDSLRFYYLGNNYKTKVEHIGVERGTPADSVLIF, from the coding sequence ATTACTTATGATGTCAACACAGAAACACCGGAGGGAAAAGCAAGACTGAGAAAAGTGGCAAAACAGTGCGTCAATTACGGAAGGAGAGTCCAGAACTCCGTATTTGAGTGCATTCTGGACAGCGCCCAGTGCGTAAAACTGAAATGTGAACTGGAAGAGCTGGTAGATAAGCAGACAGACAGCCTCCGTTTTTATTATCTGGGAAATAATTATAAAACCAAGGTAGAACATATTGGAGTAGAGAGGGGGACGCCCGCAGATTCTGTATTGATTTTCTAG